AGCGGCGTCTGACGACCTTGCGTGACACGGAAGACGGCTTCAAGATTGCTGAGGTGGATCTTGAGATGCGCGGTGCTGGTGACTTGATTGGCACGGCACAATCTGGAATGCCGCGGTTTCGCGTCGCGGATATGGAAAGCCAGAGCGCGCTCATGAAAGTGGCGCAGAGCGATGCGCGCAAGCTGCTGAATGATGACCCGACACTTGAAACACCGCGCGGGCAGGCGGCGCGGGCGCTTTTATGGCTGATGGAGCAAGATCAGGCTATCCGTTTGATATCAGTGGGTTAGGCTGTTTGTTCTCACATTTATCGTAAATGTTCTCAAAAAGTTCTTTACAGAACATGAATTAAATGAGAACAAAGAGGCAACAAAGAGAACAAACCCTTAACAGGAGCCTCCCGATGATCAAAGATGTGAAAGACGTGATTGCCCGCTCACACTCCAGCCTGCTTGCGGATGCACTTGGTGCTGTGTCTTTGATGGCGATGCTTGTGGTTGCTCTGCACCTGCCGAACCTGATGTAACAGATTTCTGCCTCGTATGCTTTGCGAAATTCTGGCGCGCACTGTCCCAATCGCGCGCCGAGAGACAAACTGCCGTTCCAACGAATAAGTCCTGCCTTTCTTTTTCGTCGCCAGCTTGCAAGCATACGCACTTGATCCGCCGCCTCTGAAAAGAGAGCGGCGGTTTTTTTATGCAGTTGGTGAGATGTGGCGGGATTAGGCGGCGGCGTCGATCGCGTCGAGCGTTGCGTCAAGGCAGAGCATGATCGAGGCGTGACGGTTTTTATATTCGCGCGCGGGGAGCAGGACTTTTAGCTCGTCAAAGGGCGCATCGGGGGCTTGGCCTTCGCTGCGCAACATGGCGAGCAGCTGGTCATGCGCCGTCTGGATCTCTGCGCGAGTGCAGCCTATGGCATTGGCTGCGACCACAGACGCGGCGGCTTGGCCGAGCGCGCAGGCTTTCACATCTTGACCGAAACCTGTGATTTTGTCGCCCTCGAGCGCAACATCGACAGTAATGTTTGAGCCACAAAGTGGTGCACGGCGGTGCGCTGTCCCGGACGGGGCGCTGAGCCGCTCAAGACCAGGCATATCAGCTGCGAGCGCCAGAATGCGGGCAGAGTAGAGTTTGATCAGATCGGTGTCATTGCTCATGGTCTTTTCCCCGCTAACTTGGCATAGATAGCCATATTGGCGGGCCAAGAAAAGGACAGATCATGCGCTTTGATGCACAGTCACTTACGTATAATGCGCAGGGTCTTATTCCTGCGATTGCGCAGGATGAGGCCAGTGGCGAGGTCTTGATGATGGCTTGGATGAACGCTGAAGCGGTTGAAAAGACACTCGAGACGCGGCGCGTAACCTATTGGTCGCGTTCCAGAAATGACTTCTGGATCAAAGGCGAAACCAGCGGGCACACGCAAGAGCTTGTCGACTTTCGCGTGGATTGTGACCGCGATGCGCTTTTGTTGATCATCCGTCAGGTTGGCCCTGCCTGCCATACGAACAGGCGGACATGCTTTTACACGGCTGTGAGTGATGGCGAGGAGCGTGAACTGATGGGGCCAATGGAGGGCTAAAGCCCAACCATGGCACGGATATCGGCAGGCGTTTTGCCTTCATCCCGGTAAAGACGAATGGCGCGAGCATCGTCGCGCTTGGCGAGGCGCTTGCCGTTTTCGTCACGAATGAGGCGGTGGTGATGATAGGTGGGCGTTGGCAGACCGAGCAGCTTTTGCAGCACCACATGGATATATGTCGCGGTGAAAAGGTCTTGGCCGCGTGGCACCAGCGTGACACCTTGGGCGGCATCGTCTATTACCACAGAGAGGTGATAGGACGCGCCCATCTCCGCGCGGGCGAGGATAATATCACCAACATCCGCGAGAAGCATGACGTGTGACAGGATGATCTGGCCTGTTTCACCCTCAGGGCTTGCGCCTGTTTCTGTAAAAACGAGCGGATCAGCGAGCGTGCGCAGCGCACGGGCCATATTAAGGCGCAAGACCGCGTTTGGGAGGGGCGAGGCTGGGTTTGGTATTTGGCGGCAGGTGCCTGGATAGATGAGACCATCTGGGCCAAAGGCCGGCGGGACGCCTTCCTGGGGTGCTTCGGCGGCTGCGGC
This genomic window from Lentibacter algarum contains:
- the hisI gene encoding phosphoribosyl-AMP cyclohydrolase; translated protein: MRFDAQSLTYNAQGLIPAIAQDEASGEVLMMAWMNAEAVEKTLETRRVTYWSRSRNDFWIKGETSGHTQELVDFRVDCDRDALLLIIRQVGPACHTNRRTCFYTAVSDGEERELMGPMEG
- a CDS encoding iron-sulfur cluster assembly scaffold protein; the encoded protein is MSNDTDLIKLYSARILALAADMPGLERLSAPSGTAHRRAPLCGSNITVDVALEGDKITGFGQDVKACALGQAAASVVAANAIGCTRAEIQTAHDQLLAMLRSEGQAPDAPFDELKVLLPAREYKNRHASIMLCLDATLDAIDAAA
- the gluQRS gene encoding tRNA glutamyl-Q(34) synthetase GluQRS, producing MIFTTRFAPSPTGPLHLGHAYSALLAADMARTAEGRFLLRVEDIDSSRARPEWEDGIYDDLAWLGLTWETPVMRQSGRLPAYRAALTRLWALGLLYPCTCSRRDIAAAAEAPQEGVPPAFGPDGLIYPGTCRQIPNPASPLPNAVLRLNMARALRTLADPLVFTETGASPEGETGQIILSHVMLLADVGDIILARAEMGASYHLSVVIDDAAQGVTLVPRGQDLFTATYIHVVLQKLLGLPTPTYHHHRLIRDENGKRLAKRDDARAIRLYRDEGKTPADIRAMVGL